TATCTTTGGCTGTCTCTTCATAAATCCATTAATGCTGCTGCTTTCTGCATGGTGTCACTTAAAAAGTGTATGACACTGTAAGGTGACAGTTTATCTGAGATACTGGACAGAAGCAGTGATTAGAGAGACAGTTACACAATTAAAGGATTGATTAAATCTCTGGCACCAGTCAATGTCTTTTAACCAGCGACGCTGCAACCTGTCAACAAGCGAGACACTGAAGTACCGCCTGCTCTCTCACTCCAACATCAGCTTCTTGCCTGAACACTGTTATGTAATGTAACCTAATTTATATGCAGGTGTGGACACAGTAAAAGTATCACAAACCAATACACAACTCCAGCAGCAACACTGGGAAACAGCTGCAGGTTTTTATCCCAAGGTCTTTTTAGGAGCTGTTGGGGGGTTTGAATCACATCACACTGTCCTCATCAGCAGAAGGAGTTTGGCAGCGTTGTCAAGGTGGATTTGTAGATATTCAAAGTTTTTGTCCACCTGGTTACATAAAAGTTAAACAACGGAAGCCTGAAGAAGTTCATGTGATGTGATAGATCGCTCGAGAACAGCTACTAAACGGATCTTGTGGGGAAATCTTCCTCTTAAAGGTATTATGTGAAGCCATTATAATTGTGATTGTGATATAACTTAAAAACTTCCTTCACTCTCTCAGTTACCTACAACCACTTACAAgagccagaaaaaaacaaaggatgTGGCATTTAGGTAGGCTTCTAAGTGCGTTGCCTTTCTTCAGCTCCCCTACAGCATGACAACAGTTAACAACGTTAGCTTGCTTTCTAATGCCAATTAATTAAAAGCTACCTAGCACAGCAAAATACTGTCTTGAGTGCATAACAACAGCTgttacgttgtttacgtaagttgcgtgaatcacgtttttttttttaacttgcggcagtcacttccggcatttatgtacatttatttacgtttttatcacttttttacaaccgcaaactgtttgtgtgtgctgtttttagaactgacacatgacctcttctgctgttttaacttgttgcttGCTTGCCGTTTGCAAATTACAACACTAGATCCTTTCACCGTTGCTAAGTTACAGCTAGCCGGCAAAGCTTGCTTGCTCACAAACAATATTGCtacaaaaataccaaatggATTGTAAGCTGGCTAGTTTGCCAAACTGCCTCCCTGGCTAATGTGACCCATGATACTAACTAATGTATTATGACAACTGGTTTGATTTTTAgccaacaaaaaataatataatgggGCAAATACAGTTCAGcctttttgtttcaaaactGTTTTGGCCGTGGTGTCCCattggtagagcgcttaccactaaAGTTTAGTTCTTGCAAAGCAGTGGGctcgggttcgaatccggcacTGAGTCTTTTCCTgcatgtcctctcctctgtcttcccctttcactctgtatctcaATCATTAACGGCTGAAAAgtggaaaagaaaaactgttttagcattttagcatgTGTCAGTAATAACATATAGTACCTTTAGTTTGACTCTCTGGATGTGAACTGTGGAATTTTCCTCCCCGGTTTACATCTGCTCTCCATTTTGCCGGGGCCCTATTGCTGCATTGTGGGCTTTGCGCCCCCCAAGACAATTGTGATTAGTTTAAAGAAATACCAAACAAGctgaagtgtttgtttttttccctataGGATGATAATGTGTGCTGCCAGACCTTCTCCAGCGCTGACACAGCACTGTGGAGACAGGTCTGCCTGTAActctttaatgattttttttaaagcatgtaTTGCTCAGTTTTTGTTGTAACAGGTCAGAGACTGTGTCTGCTTTAAACCAGTAGCAACCTTTCTGATGTTAGTGAGTTAAATTCCCTTATATAATTAGGTGTATCTTATAATCCTATAAGGATTTTATATGCAggtacacatttaaaatgtatgatattAACATTTACACCCACAAAAAGGGACTCAGAGTTCAACAGTTTAAGAACTGATTATGCTGTTAAGTTGATGGTACTGTTGTGCTGTGTTTGTTGCGGGTTTCCAGTCATTGCTGGAGAACAAAATTTCAGCTCTGAAGATTAGCTGCATCCATTGTTTTCAGCTGTGGCACAGCATGTCCTCCAACTAAAATGGTACTCTTGTTTTCCAGAGCGTAACAGATCCCAAAGCAAGACCCTGAGATGCTTAAACTGCCGGCTTGTCTGATTCGTATGGCAGAATTTCTGTTGAATGTCAATACATATTTAAAGCAATCACGGACCACTCAGGAAATCAGCACAGGGAGCGGGAAAGATAAGGAGAACTGTCGAGGTTGATACGGTCTCTCACTAATCTGAAATAACCACTTACTCATATCTGCACATACACTTTCaatgtctttctctctttcacccACACACATTCCCTTGTTCTTGTACTTTACCTCCTGGTGTGCTGTCTTTACCTCTAAATGACAAGATGTCAAATGAAGTGGATTACAGCTGTGTCTGTGCGTCATAGCCAAAGGCCAGCGGTCTTCTGAGGGTGGTTTTTTTAGAGGGTATTGCCACTTGTCTTCCTTTCAGACCGTATGCTAACCCCAGGGGTCGACTGGGTCGGGGGGGACTAATGACCAGGTTTGGTACTGAGGGAATGCAGATGGCGTTAATATTGAATTGTAGAGGACATTATGAACGATAAAATCAGCTGGAACCTGGAGAGATTCAATGCAGTCACCAGTGACTCAGTCAATAGTGAGGCTTCAAGCACGGTTGGCAGTTAATTGAGATAATTGCAGACATGGGAAACGGGCATTGCTTTGTgaagaaattatatatttttggacaTGCTAGCTATGTGGTTCCATTACCTATGAGGTAATTAAGATTTTTACAGAGTAGTTTGTTGTAGTATTGTGTATCATTGTGCTGTGTATACATTATTGTACACACAGGAAGCATTCTCATGTGTCATCTCATCTCATCGTCTTTTggacttttctgtcttttatctgCAACTGCAGGTTTCCTATCCAGGATAAGTGATAAAGAAAGTAAgtcatatttgtgtgtcttcactttttgtgtgtgaaatggTTAGACAATCACTGGATGGATTGAAATGACACTTTGTACAAACTCTTGTGGTGCCTAGAGGAAGAATCctaatgactttggtgatttttattacttttctttttgcacaaccaGCAGGTCAAAGTGTCACATCTTTCTAATGTCTTAACACCTCTGGGTGGCTTGCCAAGGTATTTTGCATTGACATTCATGCTCTCCGGATGATATATCCTATTGATTTTTGTGGTAATAGTGTCATAGGCTCCAGCTTCCTTGTAGTGCATATTtaggtatatattttttgaaaatgtattgtcCACATGATTTTCCCTACACATTTATTTAGTGGAGTCTCTAAGCTGCAAGTTGCACTTCAAGCTCAGAGGTACAGCCAAACAGAGCTGGTAGCAGGAGCAGgagaatataattatataactacctaaataaaagtactaataccacaatgcagaattactccactacaagtaaaaaaaagtcctgcattcaaaactttcttAAGTAAAAGGTACAAAATAATCAGGATCAAAATGTGTATTAAAAGTActagttatgcagaatggccccactcagattattccaaatatattattgtattatttgtattgatacatttatgtatgcattttttatttttgtaaacttaaattacttttatgtgaattcaattttaatttatgaacatgcataatcatattaaattcatcatatttttttcatgttaaatctggacttgagaagtaactaaagctggcagctaaatttagtgggggaaaaatacaacatttgcctctaaaatgtagtgaagtagaagtataaagttacatatgtggaaatactaaagtaaagtacacatacagtacttgagtaaatgtacttagttacatttcaccgcTGTTAATGTGTACCTTACCTATTTTCTACTCTGTGATTGTACAAAGTGGCCAGTTATTGCTGTAGGAGAACGAAAGCTTTTACATTATAATTCAGCTGTCTGATTCTGTGCTGCAAGGTGGGGTGAAAAGTGATGCACCTTCAGTGTTTTGCAACAGTTTCTGGACTCTTCACATTGTTATCAGTTTGTTTAATGAGTTATATTCCCCTTTAATTGTTGCCAAGCTGCCTGTGAATCTGGTAAATAGTGTGTACTGTTCCTTGGCCAAAAGACCTTGTATGTACAGAACACAAATAATCTGGACCCCGTTATCAATCCTGATGgtctccatggcaacagtgGCATCATCCAGGCTGTTAAGAACAAGGAGTTTTAGCAACAGCAGATTCAGACTGAGCTGGCTGCACGTAGGGGACATAACTCTACATTTAAAACGCATACTACAGTTTCCTGCACTGCAGCTCAAATGCAAttgaatttctgttttttgttttttttgcatgttggaAAAATGTGCTCCACAAAGAGGCTTCTAGGAAATGGATGTGTTTGTCATTTCATTGCCTTACTAAAGTGACACCATGCCAACACGGTGCTATTAGCTGAGCAATATGCGTTGAAATGCTGAACAAAAGGTTCACTTACATCCCTGAGGCGGCATCAACATATCAACATTTTCCCCAGAGGAATGAATGAATTTCAGATGAGAACACTATTGAAGGAGGCTGATTATAAGCATTACATCCATACATGTGGATTCATAATAGACTGCACCAAAAAGTGTGAGCCATGCACAAGTAATGTGAGTTCACACACAAAATCTCATATAATAGTGCAAAAATGCTGAAAGGATAATATGACACAATTATAATGAATATCCTCGCAAGCCGAGGTTATGAAAATGAGTTGTTCATACAGGCACATTGTACCACATCTTGTTGTCTGCATGACCTTACTTTGTCTTTGCTCAGGTTAGTGCTGTTGCCAGGATACTATTTCCTATGGCAACACTTGAGCCGGCGAGGTGAGCAGCTCTGAAAGGATCCAGATAACTGGCTGCTCTGTATCCAGTGGACCGGAAGTCCATACatgaccataaaaaaacatgcacaaatgtGCACGGccgcacacaaaaacagactctTAAAGTTCAGTTTGCCTCTGTGTGTTAGCTGATATTTTCTCCTAAACAATACATTACTTCCAGTTCTAATCAGCTATGATTAATTCTCTCCTCAAAGGTAGTTTTGCATTGGAAGGTATTCACATAAATAATTGCTGTATGTTGATGCTCCCCTTATTGCTCTTATTATTTTAAAGATGCATCAATAATTTTGTTGCAGCAAAATCAGCAACATATAattataacatataatatatcAGTGTGTATATTCATTTTTCTTGGTGCAACTAAATTTTCTCACTCATTCGAAGCAAAATGAGTGCGCCACCCACTTGCTGTCATCCAttacaagagaagaagaaattgTTATATATCATTGCTATATGAAGCTTATTCCATATTCACTGTAAGCAGCTGCCCTCCATCTGTATGAGATTATACTGCCACCATTTGTTGCAAGTGTGTTACTACCTTTGGTGTGCAGTTTACACAAACTGATGTGgataataaagtataaagtaatgAGTTCCAGTCAAACcacatataaatgtttttttttttactgacgtTATTCTGTTGTTAATATCTTGTTCCCATCTTTATAAACCAAGGATGTTGAATTTCAGAACACGGTGGAACAATTACTATACATACGTCGTTTTTTCATTGGAGCTTCCGCATCACCATGGTCATTGCTGAACTTAAACCACTTGATAGGATAAAGCACGTCATCACAACAGCGCCACTCCTACACTTGTTCATTGACCGTCAACTCTGCTGGATTCAGACGATGAAGAGAGGGGAGGGTCAGGGGCGGTGAGCTCATACGGGCTGAGCATTGTCTGGCAGGGAGGACTCTTCATCAGTGGGACTCCATTATGACTCATCTGTACAAAACACCCACAACCTCGCTTTACTGTGCAATGCTTCCCTTTGTGCTGCTGAGTGTGTCTCATCCAGCACTTGAGAGATGAGCACTGTGCCTCATCCTTTTGAGTAATAGGCCCACAACACAAGGATACCGGATTGCTGCACAGGCCTGTAGACAACGGTTATAAAATCAAATTAACTGGATGGGCCTGAGCAGCTTTTTATGGGTGATCAATAGATGAAAATGACTGAACACAAAGAAGAGGAAGCCTGTGTTCTCTGTATTGTAATCTTTTGTATGACTGCATTAGAAAGGTTTAGAAATGAGTGACAGATTGTGCTTGTTTTCCCACTGACTGCACTTATCTGTCTTGGACTTGAGACCTGTTGATCTGTGTCTGCTGCTCAGCTCTGATAAGTGTTTGACAAGGTGCAGGATAAACACTTGTCTGGCTTTTCATGGTGCAAACTTCAGTTCTGTACAAGTGAGGTTGCTTTACTTTATGGGTCCatgttttcatattatttttttaaataattttccagAATGGTCAGTGTTATTAGTTTCTAATCAAAGGGAAAATTACAATGCATTTTACagaatgaatttaatcaattttaataatttattaggtCATAGAGAGAAGGTTTCAGTCAGTGCTAAGGAGGccaggaaaacttttttttaaatgttgattttCTTTATGAGCAGCAATTCAAAATCTATGAGGACATAACTTTCCAataacaaattatattttacttgGGTTAAAACATTGCTTTTTTATCGGGGAATCCCTGAACCAAATCACTTCTAGATTTAGTGACCCGCAATACACAAGTTTAACACATTATGGTTGGCAGTTTTTGACATGTCAACAAATGTACtcattgtgcagtaaaatgttccctgtcagtgttatactgttatatatatatatctgttatattttaaatgctgtttttggATTCATTCTACTGCTGAACTATTgtgtttgttatattttataaatgcttAAGATTAAGCTAGTTTCACTTGTTTATATATGGTTGGGGATCTTAATCTACAGCAATGCATGAAATTATATGATATATGTTTTAGCGTCACTGTCTTGCGAGAACCACAGTTGACTAATAAGTAAATTTTTCATGgtgtcagaaaaacagcattttccagGTGATCTCACTGgggttttatttagtttaagaCAAGATAACCTTACGAAAGAAACGCATTCAAATTTAACAGATCTCTATTCTCTGGAGAGGATTTATGCTCTCAgataaaagtacaatatgtacctctgacagacagacagacagacagacagacggacagacagagcaGATATtaatccctgaggggaaattgtGCAATTCTGTAGCAGTGGAGCAGAAGTATAAcgttaaataaaatggaaatacttaagtcaAGTACAAGAACCTTTACATtttagtacttgagtaaatgcacttagttactTTGCACCACTCCTGCTGCATGAACACAGCTGCAAGATAGATCACTTGTGTGAAGAGCCCACTGCATAATGCCTCCTTGCAGTACCGACGCCTGACCGCCTGGGGGCAGCAACAAGAACACATGTTTGAGAGGTGGCTGTCTGCACCCCGGGCACGCCTTTGCGAGACGTTTACGCTTAAATTTCCGCATTTCCAGCCAAGGACCAGAAGACACACTCAAGTTGTCTCTGCCTGCCCTCAACACTAACATCAAAAAGTATCATGTCAGGATTTTTAATTAGAGCAAACCTGAGGAGGTGCATCTTCTCTCAGATCAGAATGGGATCTGATCAGGTAACGttgagtggtggtggtggagcggACTGATGACTTTTTACTTGTTAGCATTAGCTTTGGTGGTAGCAGCACAGTTGTTGGTCTCGGACGACGTTAGCAAGGCGAGCTCGCTGCGAAGTTACACAACAAGAGATCAACTTGTTGTGCTGGTTCACTGATGGCACGTCGCGTTAAAGGCTGCAGCAAGTTGTTTCTGACCCCACTGTAACGATATAAATGTTTCTAGTCATGCATAAGAAACTAAAAAGCTCCTGTGTTACTTGTTACTTGCACTCCTGGTGTTGTAGCATTACTAAAGTGCAAGTTGCAACTAATTAAATTTACTTTAGTACACATCTTAGACATTTgcaccattttttttactttacacttctgtttcactacattttagagtgAAATATACTTTTTACTTACCATtatatttatctgacagctgttTATAAAACAACCCGAACAGTATGTTCAGTTGTTAAAATTAGCTCTAACTTGACAACACTGAAATGTTGCTTGAACTTTACCTCATGAATCATTAATACAATTTCACAGATAATAAATTAAAGGAGCCATTTTGCTCAacactttttacttttgatatataaacacaattttctcgtaatatttacatattttcgatttgttttttcattgctGTATCGCAACTCTCACTTGGTAAAAAATGCGAGTACTTTAGTCTTTAACATTTGACCTAgataatgaaatatatttttctttaaaggagTTATTGAACAGTGCAAAACACTGGCAATAAATAGGTTTAGTAGCAGTACTAATTTGAgatagcattttattttttttatcctacTCTACTGCTTCACTACATTTCACAGAgaagtattttactttttacttcaatatatttgtatatccaTTTATCCaacactatttaaatttgttaaAATACACTTTACTACATATACAACACTGAGATGTTGCCTGAACTGTAGTTAATTAATCGGGAATATAATTCCACTAATAGGTATCTAATAAATGAAAGAGCCATTTTTCATGATAACcttatatttgatacataaacacaatgtaatgctaatatttatttgttatttcaaGTAAAATATGTGAGTATTTGTCTTTAAAATTTGATACGGGCAGTGAACAAGATGTTTGTTTATTGAACAATGGAGATAAGGGACATGTCAGTAAACACATGTCTGCATATACAAGTAGGTTAAGTAATAGTAAAATATGTGTAACTTCTAGCAGatacagcataaaaaataataaagtcatCTAATGTGTTTCAGCATGAGTTGTATCTTTGTTGTGACAGAGATTGTTTAAGTATTGCAAAATCTTTCCACATCAATGAGAAGAGTCTAAATTTAGcaccactgtttgtttgttttttagtcaataaaatgtcagtcAATTGTTCTGTTTTTAGTATGAGCAGATAgaatatatgtttatttatgttttatcacCTATGCTGGTGGTCTGACTTTGACATTGTATAAATTTTTCTATTTGCACTTTATTGCTAACCTAGACttttaaatttgcatttttttactgtattgcaacTGCTGCACAACAATTTCCATCTGGATAAATAGTTTAATTCTAGCTCAACCATGCATTCAGTGTAATTTTAGTTTACTGAAGCAACTAACAAAGAAACATCTGTACAACATTTTTGAGAAccaacagaaaataaagaggTTTATTGATTGTATTTAGATTTACACAATGAGCATATAGGAGCAATACCTTATTATCTTTACTAAATTGTTATGTAGTTATgcgatttttttctttacaaacaTGAGAAGATCAAttgtttttggggttttttattACCAAGAAAGTTCTGTGACCACCAGAAAATAGTCTCAGAATAAATACTCATGTGAAATATGCTCATTCCAGCTTGGCGAAATTGGCTCAGGAGTAGGCaaaggtggaggtggtggaggctCTGTGAGGGAAGCAGGTGGTGCACTCGGAAAGCGAGAAGTGGCAGAGGAGGAGCGGTACTTTAGGTGAGATTAAGCATGCTTGTATATTAGTAATCACACTGTTGCAATCTCATGCCTGTG
This genomic interval from Centropristis striata isolate RG_2023a ecotype Rhode Island chromosome 14, C.striata_1.0, whole genome shotgun sequence contains the following:
- the LOC131984478 gene encoding ATPase inhibitor A, mitochondrial-like is translated as MSGFLIRANLRRCIFSQIRMGSDQLGEIGSGVGKGGGGGGSVREAGGALGKREVAEEERYFRQKEKEQMAALRKHHAEEIDHHKKEIERLQKEIDRHKGKIRKLKHDD